A window of Puntigrus tetrazona isolate hp1 chromosome 11, ASM1883169v1, whole genome shotgun sequence contains these coding sequences:
- the syt6b gene encoding synaptotagmin-6 codes for MSAIATEDQDMFCEKAVALIVDLCLDDSPLLNPETCQDFLVLLTNENPNISSADISFSLLLLVFVVCGLALLGVISVATWKLCWVPWRSKVLSSSATALAPTRPERDQHREEGHSDYYPTLRDIMAADKLKDPGNFLEAAVKISHTSPDIPADVQLSMKDHLLRRTRISRQTTEPASSNRHSSFKKHLPRQMHHVTSLDRGSEFLDVEDHPTCTAASLGRIQPELYKQSMMEAEQSSKNGTDKTCGKINFSLKYDYEGELLLVTILKALDLPAKDLCGSSDPYVKIYLLPDRKRKFQTRVHRKTLNPTFDETFQFPVPYDELGSRKLHLSVFDFDRFSRHDMIGEVILENLFEVSDLSRETSIWKDIQYATSESVDLGEIMFSLCYLPTAGRLTLTVIKCRNLKAMDITGYSDPYVKVSLICDGRRLKKKKTSIKKNTLNPTYNEAIIFDIPPENMDQVSLHISVMDYDLVGHNEIIGVCRVGIHAEGLGRDHWNEMLAYPRKPIAHWHPLVEPKKSEKEWKTRTSSFDSQGSCPSPRLPSSP; via the exons ACATTTCCTTCAGTCTCCTGCTGCTTGTATTTGTGGTGTGTGGTTTGGCCCTGCTGGGTGTCATCAGCGTCGCCACCTGGAAGCTGTGCTGGGTGCCCTGGCGCAGCAAAGTGCTTTCCTCTAGCGCCACCGCCCTTGCCCCCACCCGGCCAGAGAGAGACCAACACAGAGAAGAAGGTCACAGTGACTACTACCCAACCCTCAGAGACATTATGGCAGCAGACAAGCTGAAAGATCCTGGGAACTTTCTGGAGGCGGCAGTGAAGATTAGTCATACGTCGCCAGATATCCCTGCAGATGTGCAGCTGTCCATGAAGGATCATCTGCTGAGACGTACACGTATCTCACGGCAAACGACCGAGCCAGCCTCCTCTAACAG GCACAGTTCCTTCAAAAAGCACCTTCCCAGGCAGATGCACCATGTTACCAGTCTAGACCGCGGAAGTGAATTTTTAGACGTGGAGGACCATCCCACCTGCACCGCTGCATCTCTTGGCCGCATCCAACCAGAACTTTACAAACAGAGCATGATGGAGGCTGAGCAGTCATCTAAAAATGGCACTGACAAAACATGCGGCAAGATCAACTTCTCCCTGAAGTACGATTACGAGGGAGAGCTCCTCCTCGTCACTATTCTAAAGGCATTGGACCTGCCCGCAAAGGATTTGTGTGGCAGCTCCGATCCTTATGTCAAGATCTACCTGCTTCCTGACCGCAAGCGTAAATTCCAGACTCGCGTGCACCGCAAGACGCTCAACCCCACGTTTGACGAGACCTTTCAGTTTCCGGTCCCGTACGATGAGCTGGGGTCCAGAAAGCTCCACTTGAGCGTCTTTGACTTTGATCGCTTCTCGCGGCATGACATGATTGGCGAGGTGATACTGGAAAACCTTTTTGAAGTTTCAGACCTGTCTCGGGAGACATCTATCTGGAAGGACATCCAGTATGCCACTAGT GAGAGTGTGGATTTGGGAGAGATAATGTTCTCTCTCTGCTACTTGCCAACCGCAGGGAGACTCACACTTACTGTCATCAAATGTAGGAACCTCAAAGCCATGGATATTACTGGTTATTCAG ATCCGTACGTGAAGGTGTCACTGATTTGTGACGGGAGACGcttgaaaaagaagaaaacttcCATAAAAAAGAACACACTGAATCCAACCTATAATGAAGCGATTATCTTTGACATTCCCCCAGAGAATATGGATCAAGTCAGCCTACATATATCAGTTATGGACTATGATCT AGTGGGACACAATGAGATCATTGGAGTCTGTCGTGTAGGGATCCATGCTGAGGGGCTCGGGAGAGACCACTGGAATGAGATGCTTGCTTATCCTCGAAAACCTATCGCTCACTGGCATCCACTCGTAGAGCCCAAGAAGTCTGAAAAAGAG TGGAAAACCCGTACCTCAAGCTTTGACAGTCAGGGCTCTTGCCCATCTCCCAGACTCCCCTCCAGTCCATAA